A genomic window from Solanum dulcamara chromosome 11, daSolDulc1.2, whole genome shotgun sequence includes:
- the LOC129874511 gene encoding cationic amino acid transporter 1, producing MGMENEVPESGGGIRRRNCVCTKDDFLPEESFKSWGNYANALRQTPRRLIERALTRSNDEAELEVKSRSQHEMKKTLTWWDLIWFGMGAVIGAGIFVLTGLEASQDAGPAVVLSYAVSGVSALLSVFCYTEFAVEIPVAGGSFAYLRVELGDFVAFIAAGNILLEYVIGGAAVARSWTSYFATLLNFKPDKFLITAHGLAKGYNQLDPIAVGVCFIICIIAIRSTKGSSRLNYVASIIHIVVIIFIIVCGLIKADTKNYTPFTPFGARGIFKASAVLFFAYVGFDAVSTMAEETKDPARDIPIGLVGSMVITTTVYCLLAITLCLMQPYQSIDPNAPFSVAFKAVGWSWAQYIVAAGALKGMTSVLLVGAVGQARYLTHIARTHMMPPWFSYVDEKTGTPVNATAVMMSATALIAFFTKLEILSNLLSISTLFIFMLVALALLVRRYYVSGVTTNANRNKLIICLLLILGSSIATAAYWGLSEKGWIAYCFTLPIWFSATAGICIFIPQARNPKLWGVPLVPWLPSASISINIFLLGSIDKDSFIRFAGWTCFLLAYYFFFGLHASYDIAKEFEKSKGWKNNTIEEGNCTSKGVVNKDVPIAPVASGN from the exons ATGGGGATGGAAAATGAAGTACCAGAATCAGGAGGAGGAATCAGGCGAAGAAATTGTGTGTGCACAAAAGACGATTTTCTGCCGGAGGAATCATTTAAGAGCTGGGGCAATTACGCGAATGCGCTGAGGCAAACTCCGAGGAGGTTAATCGAACGGGCACTGACGCGATCGAATGATGAAGCGGAACTGGAGGTGAAGTCACGGAGTCAGCATGAAATGAAGAAGACACTGACTTGGTGGGATCTAATATGGTTCGGAATGGGAGCGGTGATCGGGGCAGGAATCTTCGTACTGACGGGGCTTGAAGCGAGCCAAGACGCTGGCCCTGCTGTTGTACTGTCGTATGCAGTTTCCGGCGTCTCTGCCTTGCTCTCCGTCTTTTGCTACACTGAGTTTGCCGTTGAGATCCCTGTTGCAG gTGGTTCATTTGCCTACTTGAGGGTGGAGCTTGGTGATTTCGTGGCCTTCATTGCTGCTGGAAACATCCTTCTTGAATATGTGATTGGTGGTGCTGCAGTGGCTCGTTCATGGACCTCATACTTTGCAACTCTACTGAACTTCAAGCCTGATAAATTCCTCATCACGGCTCATGGTTTAGCCAAGGGCTACAACCAACTTGACCCAATCGCGGTTGGGGTCTGCTTCATAATCTGCATCATTGCCATTCGTAGTACGAAGGGCTCTTCTCGTCTCAACTATGTTGCGTCGATCATTCACATTGTGGTGATCATTTTCATCATTGTCTGTGGCCTAATCAAGGCGGATACCAAGAACTACACCCCGTTTACGCCATTTGGTGCTCGTGGTATTTTCAAAGCTTCTGCGGTGTTGTTCTTTGCTTATGTTGGTTTTGATGCTGTTTCGACTATGGCTGAGGAAACTAAAGATCCAGCTCGAGATATCCCCATTGGTCTAGTTGGTTCTATGGTGATCACCACTACTGTGTACTGTTTATTGGCTATAACACTCTGTCTTATGCAGCCTTATCAGAGCATTGATCCTAATGCTCCGTTTTCCGTGGCGTTCAAAGCCGTTGGATGGAGTTGGGCGCAGTATATTGTGGCTGCAG GTGCATTGAAAGGAATGACCTCAGTGTTGCTTGTAGGCGCAGTTGGTCAGGCTCGTTATCTCACTCACATTGCGCGGACTCATATGATGCCTCCATGGTTTTCCTATGTTGATGAAAAAACAGGTACGCCTGTCAATGCCACGGCTGTCATGATGTCTGCTACAGCACTCATCGCCTTCTTCACGAAGCTTGAAATTCTCTCCAATCTCTTGTCAATCTCCACCCTTTTCATCTTCATGCTCGTTGCCCTCGCTCTCCTTGTCCGTCGTTACTATGTAAGCGGTGTAACCACAAATGCAAACCGCAACAAGCTAATTATATGCCTATTGCTCATTCTCGGGTCCTCAATTGCCACGGCTGCTTATTGGGGACTTAGCGAGAAAGGATGGATTGCATACTGTTTTACTCTGCCTATTTGGTTTTCAGCAACTGCTGGAATTTGTATTTTCATTCCTCAGGCTCGAAATCCGAAGCTTTGGGGTGTGCCTCTTGTACCTTGGTTGCCATCAGcctcaatatcaatcaacattTTCCTACTGGGCTCGATAGATAAAGATTCGTTCATAAGATTTGCTGGCTGGACATGCTTTCTTTTGGCCTATTACTTCTTTTTTGGGCTACATGCTTCCTATGACATAGCAAAGGAATTCGAAAAGAGCAAAGGGTGGAAGAATAATACTATTGAAGAAGGAAATTGTACTTCTAAGGGGGTAGTTAACAAAGATGTTCCTATTGCTCCTGTTGCTTCTGGTAACTGA
- the LOC129872905 gene encoding cation-chloride cotransporter 1-like isoform X2, with amino-acid sequence MTGDQIPAPSSPRDGEDITLTLEQPKPTADKSGTLMGVFMPCLQNILGIIYYIRFSWIVGMAGIGESLLLVVFCGSCTFLTTVSLSAIASNGAMKGGGPYYLIGRALGPEVGVSIGLCFFLGNAIAGAMYVLGAVETFLNAVPSAGIFRETITRVNGTDIAEPITSPSLHDLQIYGIVVSILLCFVVFGGVRMINRVAPAFLVPVLFSLLCIFVGVFSARHDRPAVGITGLNLESFKNNWGSAYQMTNNAGIPDPNGKIYWNFNALVGLFFPAVTGIMAGSNRSASLKDTQRAIPVGTLAATLTTTGLYLVSVLLFGAVAARDKLLTDRLLTATVAWPFPAIVYVGIILSTLGAALQSLTGAPRLLAAIANDDILPVLNYFKVADGHEPHVATLFTAIICIGCVVIGNLDLVSPTSTMFYLVCYAGVNLSCFLLDLLDAPSWRPRWKFHHWSLSLVGALLCIVIMFLISWAFTIVSLALASLIYYYVSIKGKAGDWGDGFKSAYFQLALRSLRSLGANQVHPKNWYPIPLVFCRPWGKLPENVPCHPKLADFANCMKKKGRGMSIFVSIIDGDYHERAEDAKDACKELSTYIDYKQCEGVAEIVVAPNMSEGFRGIVQTMGLGNLKPNIIVMRYPEIWRRENLTDIPATFVGIINDCIVANKAVVIVKGLDEWPNEYQRQYGTIDLYWIVRDGGLMLLLSQLLLTKDSFEGCKIQVFCIAEEDSDAEGLKADVKKFLYDLRMQAEVIVISMKSWEAEGEQQESVEAFSAARRRVASYLGEMKEQAERDRTPLMADGKPVFVEEQQVEKFLYTTLKLNLMVQKYSRMAAVVLVSLPPPPLNHPATFYMEYMDLLVENIPRLLIVRGYHKDVVTLFT; translated from the exons ATGACAGGGGATCAAATTCCGGCACCGTCTAGTCCAAGAGATGGTGAGGATATAACTCTCACGCTTGAGCAACCTAAG CCAACTGCTGATAAATCTGGCACGCTGATGGGAGTGTTCATGCCATGCTTGCAAAATATTTTGGGGATCATCTACTACATTAGATTTTCTTG GATTGTTGGTATGGCTGGCATTGGCGAGTCATTGTTGCTGGTTGTGTTCTGTGGATCATGTACATTCCTGACCACAGTGTCATTAAGTGCTATTGCAAGCAATGGTGCCATGAAG GGTGGTGGCCCGTACTATCTCATTGGTCGTGCATTGGGTCCAGAAGTTGGTGTCAGCATTGGGCTCTGTTTTTTCCTTGGGAATGCAATTGCTGGTGCAAT GTATGTACTGGGAGCTGTAGAGACCTTTCTAAATGCTGTACCAAGTGCTGGCATCTTTAGAG AAACTATCACACGAGTTAATGGCACAGATATTGCAGAGCCCATTACAAGTCCAAGTTTGCATGACCTGCAAATTTATGGGATTGTCGTATCTATTCTTCTCTGCTTTGTCGTTTTTGGTGGAGTAAGAATGATCAATCGCGTTGCACCTGCATTTCTTGTCCCTGTTTTATTCTCATTGCTTTGCATATTTGTCGGCGTCTTTTCTGCGAGGCATGATCGTCCAGCAG TCGGGATCACAGGGTTGAATTTGGAATCTTTCAAAAATAACTGGGGATCTGCTTATCAGATGACTAATAATGCTGGAATTCCAGATCCCAATGGAAAAATATACTGGAATTTTAA TGCATTGGTAGGTCTCTTCTTCCCTGCTGTGACCGGGATCATGGCAGGTTCAAACCGTTCGGCATCTCTAAAGGACACTCAACGTGCAATTCCTGTTGGGACGTTAGCTGCAACTTTGACTACTACCGGTTTATATCTGGTTTCCGTGCTACTATTTGGAGCTGTTGCAGCTAGAGATAAGCTTTTGACTGACAG GTTATTGACTGCTACAGTTGCCTGGCCATTTCCGGCTATTGTTTATGTTGGTATAATCCTCTCAACCTTGGGGGCAGCCCTTCAAAGCCTGACTGGTGCTCCGCGTCTCCTTGCAGCAATTGCAAATGATGACATTCTACCTGttcttaactattttaaagTGGCAGATGGACATGAGCCTCATGTAGCTACTCTCTTCACTGCCATCATCTGCATTGGTTGTGTTGTAATTGGGAATCTAGATCTCGTCTCACCTACTTCAACAATGTTTTACCTCGTATGCTATGCTGGCGTGAACTTATCCTGCTTCCTTCTGGATCTGTTAGATGCTCCCAGCTGGCGACCTCGGTGGAAATTTCACCACTGGAGCCTCTCTCTTGTTGGAGCATTACTTTGTATAG TGATCATGTTTTTGATTTCTTGGGCATTCACTATTGTATCACTAGCCCTAGCAAGCCTCATATATTATTACGTTAGTATCAAGGGGAAAGCAGGAGACTGGGGTGACGGTTTTAAGAGTGCATATTTTCAGCTTGCTCTTCGCAGTTTGCGATCTTTGGGAG CAAACCAGGTTCATCCAAAAAACTGGTATCCAATCCCGCTTGTATTTTGTCGTCCGTGGGGCAAGCTACCAGAAAATGTTCCGTGCCATCCAAAGCTTGCCGACTTTGCCAACTGCATGAAGAAAAAAGGCAGGGGAATGTCCATCTTTGTCTCTATTATCGACGGAGACTACCATGAACGTGCTGAGGATGCTAAGGACGCTTGCAAGGAACTAAGTACCTATATCGATTACAAGCAATGTGAAGGTGTAGCCGAGATTGTTGTTGCCCCCAACATGTCCGAAGGCTTCAGAGGCATTGTTCAGACTATGGGTCTCGGAAATCTCAAGCCAAATATAATTGTTATGCGATACCCTGAGATTTGGCGACGTGAAAATTTAACTGATATTCCTGCTACCTTTGTTGGTATAATTAATGACTGCATTGTTGCAAACAAGGCTGTTGTCATTGTCAAGGGTCTAGATGAATGGCCAAATGAGTATCAAAGACAGTATGGTACCATCGATTTATACTGGATAGTGAGGGATGGTGGTCTTATGCTTCTACTCTCTCAGCTCCTTCTTACAAAAGATAGCTTTGAGGGCTGTAAGATACAGGTGTTCTGCATTGCAGAGGAAGATTCTGATGCAGAGGGATTGAAGGCTGATGTAAAGAAATTTCTTTATGACCTCCGGATGCAAGCTGAAGTTATTGTCATTTCAATGAAGTCATGGGAAGCTGAAGGGGAGCAGCAAGAATCTGTTGAAGCATTCAGTGCTGCACGTCGGAGAGTTGCTAGTTACTTGGGAGAAATGAAAGAGCAAGCAGAGAGGGATAGGACTCCTTTGATGGCTGATGGAAAGCCTGTTTTTGTTGAAGAGCAACAAGTAGAGAAATTCCTTTACACCACTCTAAAGCTGAACTTAATGGTACAGAAATACTCGAGAATGGCTGCAGTCGTGCTCGTAAGCCTACCTCCTCCACCTCTCAATCATCCTGCAACCTTCTACATGGAATACATGGACCTACTGGTTGAAAATATACCGAGACTCTTGATCGTTCGTGGATATCATAAAGATGTTGTCACTTTATTCACATAG